One genomic segment of Candidatus Zixiibacteriota bacterium includes these proteins:
- a CDS encoding porin family protein has protein sequence MKKVLILLGVLVVLSSPAYAVTGVGIGVRGGFVSNYTNPGLDNFTFSLDLKQMPMFGGHVVLGFLPVIDLEGSAEMAWKKKSFTYGSSSGDLTLRDFSLNVTAKYKFNMPVIKPYIGAGLGWHWLVYSFSLSSGSSIDVPVDENRLGYHGVAGVSLKLPALPIEFFAEGRYTHIMTKQEKFDTKATHYTTILGGVTLGF, from the coding sequence ATGAAAAAGGTTTTGATTCTGCTCGGTGTGCTGGTGGTTTTATCTTCGCCGGCTTACGCGGTTACCGGTGTGGGAATAGGAGTGAGGGGTGGGTTTGTCAGTAACTACACTAATCCCGGACTGGATAATTTCACTTTCAGTCTGGATTTAAAACAAATGCCAATGTTCGGCGGACACGTGGTTTTAGGATTTCTGCCCGTAATCGATTTAGAAGGCTCGGCTGAGATGGCCTGGAAGAAAAAGAGTTTTACCTACGGTAGCTCTTCAGGTGATCTCACCTTAAGGGATTTTTCTCTGAATGTAACAGCAAAATATAAATTCAATATGCCGGTGATCAAGCCTTACATCGGGGCAGGACTGGGTTGGCACTGGCTGGTCTATTCTTTTTCCCTGAGTTCAGGCAGCAGTATAGATGTACCAGTAGATGAGAATAGATTGGGTTATCATGGAGTAGCAGGAGTCTCTCTTAAATTGCCGGCTCTACCAATCGAGTTCTTCGCTGAGGGCAGGTATACCCATATAATGACCAAACAGGAGAAGTTCGACACCAAAGCGACTCATTACACGACTATCTTAGGCGGAGTGACATTAGGATTTTAG